The following are encoded together in the Callithrix jacchus isolate 240 chromosome 19, calJac240_pri, whole genome shotgun sequence genome:
- the LOC100414487 gene encoding olfactory receptor 2L8, producing the protein MENYTQTSTDFILLGLFPPSRIGLFLFILIVLIFLMALIGNLAMILLIFLDAHLHTPMYFLLSQLSFIDLNYISTIVPKMASDFLYGNKSISFIGCGIQNFFFLALGGAEALLLASMAYDRYIAICFPLHYLIHMSKRVCVLLITGSWLIGSINACAHTVYIFHIPYCQSRAINHFFCDVPAMVTLACMDTWVYEGTVFLSAAIFLVFPFIGIACSYGRVLLAVYHMHSAEGRKKAYMTCSSHLTVVTFYYVPFLYTYLRPRSLRSPTEDKALAVFYTILTPVLNPIIYSLRNKEVMGALIRANRRICSVKM; encoded by the coding sequence ATGGAAAACTACACTCAAACATCAACTGATTTCATCTTATTGGGGTTGTTCCCACCATCAAGAATTGGCCTTTTcctcttcattctcattgttctCATTTTCCTAATGGCTCTAATTGGAAACCTAGCCATGATTCTTCTCATCTTCTTGGACGCCCATCTCCACACACCCATGTATTTCCTTCTTAGTCAGCTCTCGTTCATTGACCTAAATTACATCTCCACCATTGTTCCTAAGATGGCATCTGATTTTCTGTATGGAAACAAGTCTATCTCCTTCATTGGGTGTGGGATTCAGAACTTCTTCTTCTTGGCGTTAGGAGGCGCCGAAGCGCTACTTTTGGCCTCTATGGCCTACGATCGTTACATTGCTATTTGCTTTCCTCTCCACTATCTCATCCACATGAGCAAAAGAGTGTGTGTGCTGCTGATAACTGGATCTTGGCTCATAGGCTCTATCAATGCTTGTGCTCACACTGTGTATATATTCCATATCCCTTATTGTCAATCCAGAGCCATCAATCACTTCTTCTGTGATGTCCCAGCCATGGTGACTCTGGCCTGCATGGACACCTGGGTCTATGAGGGCACAGTGTTTTTGAGCGCTGCCATCTTTCTCGTGTTTCCCTTCATTGGTATTGCATGCTCCTATGGCCGGGTTCTCCTTGCTGTCTACCACATGCACTCtgcagagggaaggaagaaggcctATATGACCTGCAGCTCCCACCTCACTGTAGTAACTTTCTACTATGTGCCTTTTCTCTACACCTATCTACGTCCAAGATCCCTGCGATCTCCAACAGAGGACAAGGCTCTGGCTGTCTTCTACACCATCCTCACTCCAGTGCTCAATCCCATCATctacagcctgagaaacaagGAGGTGATGGGGGCCCTGATACGAGCGAATCGGAGAATCTGCTCAGTGAAAATGTAG
- the OR2L13 gene encoding olfactory receptor 2L13, which yields MEKWNHTSNDFILLGLLPPNQTGILLLCLIILIFFLASVGNLAMIHLIHMDPRLHTPMYFLLSQLSLMDLMYISTTVPKMTYNFLSGPKGISFLGCGVQSFFFLTMACSEGLLLTSMAYDRYVAICHPLHYPSRMSRRVCAKMIGGSWTLGSINSLAHTVYALHISYCRSRAIDHFFCDVPAMLLLACMDTWVYEYVVFVSTSFCLLFPFLGITASYGRVLVAVYHMRSKEGRKKAFTTISTHLTVVIFYYAPFVYTYLRPRNLRSPSEDKILAVFYTILTPMLNPIIYSLRNKEVLGAMTRVFAIFSFLRE from the coding sequence ATGGAGAAATGGAATCACACGTcaaatgatttcattttgttgGGTCTGCTTCCCCCAAATCAAACTGGCATATTACTCCTGTGCCTTATCATCCTCATATTCTTTCTGGCCTCGGTGGGTAACTTGGCCATGATTCACCTCATCCACATGGATCCCCGTCTCCACACACCAATGTACTTTCTTCTCAGCCAGCTCTCCCTCATGGACCTGATGTACATCTCCACCACTGTCCCCAAGATGACGTACAACTTCCTTTCCGGACCGAAAGGCATCTCCTTCCTGGGATGTGGTGTGCAAAGCTTCTTCTTCCTGACAATGGCATGTTCTGAGGGCTTACTCCTGACCTCCATGGCCTACGACCGTTATGTGGCCATCTGCCACCCTCTCCACTATCCCAGCCGCATGAGTAGAAGAGTGTGTGCGAAGATGATTGGAGGCTCTTGGACACTGGGGTCCATCAACTCCTTGGCACACACAGTCTATGCCCTCCATATTTCCTACTGCAGGTCTAGGGCCATTGACCATTTCTTCTGCGATGTCCCAGCCATGCTGCTTCTTGCCTGTATGGATACTTGGGTCTATGAATATGTGGTTTTTGTAAGTACAAGCTTctgtctcctctttcctttccttggcaTCACTGCTTCCTATGGCCGAGTCCTAGTTGCTGTCTATCATATGCGttcaaaagagggaagaaaaaaggccTTCACCACCATTTCAACCCACTTAACTGTAGTGATCTTTTACTATGCACCTTTTGTCTACACCTATCTTCGGCCCAGGAATCTCCGCTCACCATCCGAAGACAAGATCCTGGCAGTCTTCTACACCATCCTTACCCCCATGCTCAATCCCATTATCTACAGCCTGAGGAATAAGGAAGTGCTGGGTGCCATGACAAGAGTGTTTGCAATATTCTCTTTTCTGAGAGAATAA